A single genomic interval of Oryzias latipes chromosome 3, ASM223467v1 harbors:
- the ap1g1 gene encoding AP-1 complex subunit gamma-1 isoform X2, with protein sequence MPAPIRLRELIRTIRTARTQAEEREMIQKECAAIRSSFREEDNTYRCRNVAKLLYMHMLGYPAHFGQLECLKLIASQKFTDKRIGYLGAMLLLDERQDVHLLMTNCIKNDLNHSTQYVQGLALCTLGCMGSSEMCRDLAGEVEKLLKTSNSYLRKKAALCAVHVIRKVPELMEMFLPATKNLLSEKNHGVLHTSVVLLTEMCERSPDMLAHFRKLVPQLVRILKNLIMSGYSPEHDVSGISDPFLQVRILRLLRILGKGDDDSSEAMNDILAQVATNTETSKNVGNAILYETVLTIMDIKSESGLRVLAINILGRFLLNNDKNIRYVALTSLLKTVQTDHNAVQRHRSTIVDCLKDLDVSIKRRAMELSFALVNGNNIRGMMKELLYFLDSCDPEFKADCASGVFLAAEKYAPSKRWHIDTIMRVLTTAGSYVRDDSVPNLIQLITNSVEMHAYTVQRLYKALLDDISQQPLVQVASWCIGEYGDLLISGQCEEEEPIQVTEDEVLDVLEGLLVSNLSSPVTRGYSLTAIMKLSTRFSSVNRIKKVVSIYGSSIDVELQQRAVEYNALFKKYDHMRPALLERMPIMEKTASNGPTEIVQTNGEAEPSVVEPKHLPPVGQPASQGNDLLDLLGGNDVPVIPTTMPTKPASAGGELLDLLGDLSLGGPAPAPPAPASQPPFLLDGLSSQPLFNDIAAAGIPPMTAYNKNGLKIDFTFERANPNPNVAVITIHASNSTEADMTDFVFQAAVPKTFQLQLLSPSSNVVPALNQGTVTQVIRVLNQQKQQLRMRIKLTYIHKGSAVQDLAEVNNFPPQSWQ encoded by the exons ATGCCAGCTCCGATCAGACTGCGGGAGCTGATCCGAACCATCCGGACAGCACGGACCCAGGCAGAGGAGCGCGAGATGATCCAGAAGGAGTGTGCTGCTATTCGCTCTTCTTTTAGAGAGGAAGACAATACGTATCGTTGCAGAAATGTGGCAAAGCTGCTGTATATGCATATGTTGGGCTACCCAGCACACTTTGGACAG ctGGAGTGTCTGAAGTTAATTGCGTCTCAGAAGTTCACAGACAAACGAATAGGCTATTTGGGAGCTATGCTGCTGTTAGATGAAAGACAAGATGTTCATTTACTAATGACAAACTGCATTAAGAA TGATTTAAATCACAGCACACAATATGTTCAGGGCCTGGCTTTGTGCACTTTAGGGTGTATGGGTTCATCGGAAATGTGTCGTGACCTTGCAGGGGAAGTAGAAAAGCTCCTCAAAACATCCAACTCATATTTGAGGAAAAAA GCAGCATTGTGTGCAGTTCATGTGATCAGGAAGGTTCCAGAACTCATGGAAATGTTCCTTCCAGCTACAAAAAACTTGCTGAGTGAAAAGAACCACG GTGTTCTCCACACGTCAGTCGTTCTCCTCACTGAGATGTGTGAAAGAAGTCCTGACATGCTGGCCCATTTCAGAAAG CTGGTTCCACAGTTGGTGAGAATCCTGAAGAACCTAATAATGTCTGGATACTCTCCAGAGCATGACGTGTCAGGCATAAGTGACCCCTTCCTGCAG GTGCGGATATTGAGACTACTGCGAATTTTAGGCAAAGGTGACGACGACTCAAGTGAAGCGATGAATGACATTCTTGCACAG GTGGCAACAAACACAGAGACAAGTAAAAATGTAGGCAATGCAATCCTCTATGAGACTGTCCTGACTATAATGGATATCAAATCAGAAAGTGGGCTGAGg GTTTTGGCCATTAACATTCTAGGACGCTTCCTTCTTAACAATGACAAGAACATAAG ATATGTTGCGTTAACATCTCTACTAAAGACTGTACaaacagaccacaatgcagtgCAGAGGCATCGGAGCACCATTGTGGATTGTTTGAAAGACCTGGATGTGTCCATCAAGAG ACGTGCAATGGAACTGAGCTTTGCCCTTGTGAATGGAAACAATATCAGAGGCATGATGAAAGAGCTGCTCTATTTCCTGGATTCCTGTGACCCTGAATTCAAAGCAGACTGTGCATCAGGAGTTTTCCTCGCTGCTGAGAA ATATGCTCCTTCAAAGAGATGGCACATAGACACCATCATGAGAGTGCTGACAACA GCCGGAAGCTATGTCCGCGACGACTCCGTGCCCAACCTCATCCAGCTTATCACCAACAGTGTTGAAATGCATGCTTACACTGTGCAGAGACTGTACAAAGCCCTGCTGGATGACATCTCGCAG CAACCTCTTGTGCAGGTAGCATCGTGGTGCATAGGAGAGTATGGGGACCTGCTCATTTCAGGGCAGTGCGAGGAAGAGGAGCCCATACAG gtgactGAGGATGAAGTTCTTGATGTGTTGGAAGGTCTTCTCGTTTCCAACTTGTCCTCACCTGTGACCCGAGGTTATTCCCTCACAGCTATAATGAAGCTTTCCACTCGCTTCAGCAGTGTAAA tcgAATCAAGAAAGTAGTTTCGATATACGGCAGTAGTATCGACGTTGAACTTCAGCAGAGAGCTGTGGAGTACAATGCACTTTTTAAGAAATACGACCACATGAG GCCAGCTCTTCTTGAGCGGATGCCCATCATGGAGAAGACTGCTTCCAACGGCCCCACAGAAATTGTACAGACAAATGGGGAGGCGGAGCCTTCTGTTGTGGAACCAAAACATCTACCGCCTGTCGGCCAACCAGCCAGTCAG GGTAATGATTTGTTAGACTTGCTGGGTGGTAACGATGTGCCAGTAATCCCAACCACCATGCCCACCAAGCCTGCTTCAGCTGGAGGAGAACTTCTTGATCTTCTGGGTGATCTATCATTAG GTGGTCCAGCTCCTGCTCCCCCAGCTCCTGCTTCCCAGCCCCCTTTCCTTTTGGATGGGCTCTCTTCACAACCCTTGTTCAATGACATTGCAGCTGCAG GTATCCCTCCAATGACGgcatacaacaaaaatggcctgaaaatagattttacatttgaaagagCAAATCCCAACCCAAATGTTGCAGTCATcaccatccatgcatccaactCAACCGAGGCAGATATGACTGACTTTGTTTTTCAGGCTGCAGTACCAAAG ACAttccagctgcagctcctctcaCCCAGTAGTAATGTTGTCCCAGCGCTCAACCAGGGAACAGTCACACAGGTCATCAGAGTTCTCAACCAACAGAAG CAACAGCTCCGAATGAGGATCAAGCTGACGTACATCCACAAAGGCTCGGCTGTGCAGGACCTGGCAGAGGTTAACAACTTCCCTCCCCAGTCATGGCAATGA
- the ap1g1 gene encoding AP-1 complex subunit gamma-1 isoform X1 — translation MPAPIRLRELIRTIRTARTQAEEREMIQKECAAIRSSFREEDNTYRCRNVAKLLYMHMLGYPAHFGQLECLKLIASQKFTDKRIGYLGAMLLLDERQDVHLLMTNCIKNDLNHSTQYVQGLALCTLGCMGSSEMCRDLAGEVEKLLKTSNSYLRKKAALCAVHVIRKVPELMEMFLPATKNLLSEKNHGVLHTSVVLLTEMCERSPDMLAHFRKNEKLVPQLVRILKNLIMSGYSPEHDVSGISDPFLQVRILRLLRILGKGDDDSSEAMNDILAQVATNTETSKNVGNAILYETVLTIMDIKSESGLRVLAINILGRFLLNNDKNIRYVALTSLLKTVQTDHNAVQRHRSTIVDCLKDLDVSIKRRAMELSFALVNGNNIRGMMKELLYFLDSCDPEFKADCASGVFLAAEKYAPSKRWHIDTIMRVLTTAGSYVRDDSVPNLIQLITNSVEMHAYTVQRLYKALLDDISQQPLVQVASWCIGEYGDLLISGQCEEEEPIQVTEDEVLDVLEGLLVSNLSSPVTRGYSLTAIMKLSTRFSSVNRIKKVVSIYGSSIDVELQQRAVEYNALFKKYDHMRPALLERMPIMEKTASNGPTEIVQTNGEAEPSVVEPKHLPPVGQPASQGNDLLDLLGGNDVPVIPTTMPTKPASAGGELLDLLGDLSLGGPAPAPPAPASQPPFLLDGLSSQPLFNDIAAAGIPPMTAYNKNGLKIDFTFERANPNPNVAVITIHASNSTEADMTDFVFQAAVPKTFQLQLLSPSSNVVPALNQGTVTQVIRVLNQQKQQLRMRIKLTYIHKGSAVQDLAEVNNFPPQSWQ, via the exons ATGCCAGCTCCGATCAGACTGCGGGAGCTGATCCGAACCATCCGGACAGCACGGACCCAGGCAGAGGAGCGCGAGATGATCCAGAAGGAGTGTGCTGCTATTCGCTCTTCTTTTAGAGAGGAAGACAATACGTATCGTTGCAGAAATGTGGCAAAGCTGCTGTATATGCATATGTTGGGCTACCCAGCACACTTTGGACAG ctGGAGTGTCTGAAGTTAATTGCGTCTCAGAAGTTCACAGACAAACGAATAGGCTATTTGGGAGCTATGCTGCTGTTAGATGAAAGACAAGATGTTCATTTACTAATGACAAACTGCATTAAGAA TGATTTAAATCACAGCACACAATATGTTCAGGGCCTGGCTTTGTGCACTTTAGGGTGTATGGGTTCATCGGAAATGTGTCGTGACCTTGCAGGGGAAGTAGAAAAGCTCCTCAAAACATCCAACTCATATTTGAGGAAAAAA GCAGCATTGTGTGCAGTTCATGTGATCAGGAAGGTTCCAGAACTCATGGAAATGTTCCTTCCAGCTACAAAAAACTTGCTGAGTGAAAAGAACCACG GTGTTCTCCACACGTCAGTCGTTCTCCTCACTGAGATGTGTGAAAGAAGTCCTGACATGCTGGCCCATTTCAGAAAG AATGAGAAG CTGGTTCCACAGTTGGTGAGAATCCTGAAGAACCTAATAATGTCTGGATACTCTCCAGAGCATGACGTGTCAGGCATAAGTGACCCCTTCCTGCAG GTGCGGATATTGAGACTACTGCGAATTTTAGGCAAAGGTGACGACGACTCAAGTGAAGCGATGAATGACATTCTTGCACAG GTGGCAACAAACACAGAGACAAGTAAAAATGTAGGCAATGCAATCCTCTATGAGACTGTCCTGACTATAATGGATATCAAATCAGAAAGTGGGCTGAGg GTTTTGGCCATTAACATTCTAGGACGCTTCCTTCTTAACAATGACAAGAACATAAG ATATGTTGCGTTAACATCTCTACTAAAGACTGTACaaacagaccacaatgcagtgCAGAGGCATCGGAGCACCATTGTGGATTGTTTGAAAGACCTGGATGTGTCCATCAAGAG ACGTGCAATGGAACTGAGCTTTGCCCTTGTGAATGGAAACAATATCAGAGGCATGATGAAAGAGCTGCTCTATTTCCTGGATTCCTGTGACCCTGAATTCAAAGCAGACTGTGCATCAGGAGTTTTCCTCGCTGCTGAGAA ATATGCTCCTTCAAAGAGATGGCACATAGACACCATCATGAGAGTGCTGACAACA GCCGGAAGCTATGTCCGCGACGACTCCGTGCCCAACCTCATCCAGCTTATCACCAACAGTGTTGAAATGCATGCTTACACTGTGCAGAGACTGTACAAAGCCCTGCTGGATGACATCTCGCAG CAACCTCTTGTGCAGGTAGCATCGTGGTGCATAGGAGAGTATGGGGACCTGCTCATTTCAGGGCAGTGCGAGGAAGAGGAGCCCATACAG gtgactGAGGATGAAGTTCTTGATGTGTTGGAAGGTCTTCTCGTTTCCAACTTGTCCTCACCTGTGACCCGAGGTTATTCCCTCACAGCTATAATGAAGCTTTCCACTCGCTTCAGCAGTGTAAA tcgAATCAAGAAAGTAGTTTCGATATACGGCAGTAGTATCGACGTTGAACTTCAGCAGAGAGCTGTGGAGTACAATGCACTTTTTAAGAAATACGACCACATGAG GCCAGCTCTTCTTGAGCGGATGCCCATCATGGAGAAGACTGCTTCCAACGGCCCCACAGAAATTGTACAGACAAATGGGGAGGCGGAGCCTTCTGTTGTGGAACCAAAACATCTACCGCCTGTCGGCCAACCAGCCAGTCAG GGTAATGATTTGTTAGACTTGCTGGGTGGTAACGATGTGCCAGTAATCCCAACCACCATGCCCACCAAGCCTGCTTCAGCTGGAGGAGAACTTCTTGATCTTCTGGGTGATCTATCATTAG GTGGTCCAGCTCCTGCTCCCCCAGCTCCTGCTTCCCAGCCCCCTTTCCTTTTGGATGGGCTCTCTTCACAACCCTTGTTCAATGACATTGCAGCTGCAG GTATCCCTCCAATGACGgcatacaacaaaaatggcctgaaaatagattttacatttgaaagagCAAATCCCAACCCAAATGTTGCAGTCATcaccatccatgcatccaactCAACCGAGGCAGATATGACTGACTTTGTTTTTCAGGCTGCAGTACCAAAG ACAttccagctgcagctcctctcaCCCAGTAGTAATGTTGTCCCAGCGCTCAACCAGGGAACAGTCACACAGGTCATCAGAGTTCTCAACCAACAGAAG CAACAGCTCCGAATGAGGATCAAGCTGACGTACATCCACAAAGGCTCGGCTGTGCAGGACCTGGCAGAGGTTAACAACTTCCCTCCCCAGTCATGGCAATGA